tctctttccttcttgtaTCGAGGATCTACCAGAAACAGCCTCTCCACTCCTtcagagtaggggtaaggtctgcgtacacactaccctccccagactccacttgtaAAATCTCActgggctgttgttgttgttgttgtaacgcATACGATcaatcattttcttttttttaaatggtaAGTGAGCATACAAATTATTTTCCTATGCATAATCATCTATAAATAAAATTAGTaatatgaaaagaaaaataagacagTTACCTATttatataacatatatatatatatatatatatatatatatatatatatatatatatatatatatatatatatatattaaaataaatgATAGTGTAAAGATCTGATAGCCAAAGTTTCAATATATATAAGTTAGAGGAAATATCCATTAAACCAAGTAAACGTGTTAAGCTTTCCCGGGCGCCACAATTGATCTCTATTAATGTGGAAACATGTCTCATCGCTCTTTGTATGCATTGGAAGACCCTTTCTTAGTCTTATAGAAATAAAATTTACATAGTCATAAAATAGCTACTAGTATATATTGAAACTTAGGAAAAAACGTTGTCACTCTCTAATATGTTACCCCAAGGATCAAGACCACTGTCAGAAACTTTGTTACATGTATTCTGATCAACAAGTACCCAAAGTCTGTAGCTTTGGCTGGCGGAAATGCTGCATAGATTGGGTCGCGTTTTTCTGTTTCTGCACGAAGTTAAACTCAACCTCATTAATAACATATCAACTTAGCTAATACACATTAATTATGTTTAGGTTTAAATAATCAATTAGTGACCAGTCAATATAAAGTGATAAACAACATCCAAACTACTGTTAAAGTAGTACTATTAATTATTAGTCATATGACCGTCAGACTAATTTCTTACTTGGACTCAAGTTACTTGGTATGGATGGAAGAAGAGTAAAAGTAATGTATAATTCATTCTCTACGTCTAGTTTTAGAAAGACTGAAAGTCGGCATGAAGAAGTATCCAACTCCTTTACTATACATGTTACATCCTTTGTATTCCCTAACTAAAAACAACCCTTATCCCTCCATATTTAATTCCACTCTTAGAACTTCTCTTTACACTCAACAAAACGAAGCTTTACATATAACGACATACAATGCTGTGAAGCACCAAGGGGATTCCAGCAAGTACCTAAATCAATGACTGATTCCTCTCCCTACGACAGAAATGTACAAGGTCAGGCGCAAATTTTCTTAGACTGCCGCAGAATTGACCCTTGGGACTTCCAGCCTCATGTCGCTCATCATTTTTAGGAACTGAAATTCCATGCTGAACTAAAGTTTCAAAACATCTTCTGCCACACTGCTCTTCAAATTTTGAAAAGTAAAACATCTTCATGGAGTGAATCGTTCTTGATAGCAAACACCGTTTGCTTTTAAAACAGAAGCCAAACTACATAATAAGGAATATGATTCTGACTAATATGTACATCTGAACAATTTGGGAGGCTAAACAAAAGCAGGTCAAATTGACTCCATCCTTGTATCATTCATCAGGAGAACCATCTTTAAAAATTGTGAGAGGGCCACTAATTTAAAGCAAATTGCGGTAATTAGTGAACTGCTTTCCTTGAGGAAAACCTTGAGAAGAACGTTAGTCAAGTGATTAATCGTGTTTTGTAATCCCAATGTCATCTGCCAGTAGGGAAACTCCAGGGAATATGATGAGCGAGATAACAACTTCCATAAGAGGGAGATGTCATTCTGTCATTGCAACAGTGTGCATCTGACTTGTCCTTCCTTCTCTTGTGCTGGACGATGGACGCAGCAGTTGATTTTGGTCATGGTATTAAGAAATAGAATCCAAAAGGTCTCTTGCTGACCTACCTCAATTTATCCTTTACCCTTTCTGTTCAAATGCTGAAGCACCAAATCATCTTAGGTACTAACCAGCTCAATTCTTTCCCTTGGTCACATTTACCCTCACTATAGCTCTTACGGTTTGGAAAGCAAATTGCCAACGCCGAAGTTATAGCTTTTTCCTCCTATTTCAATCCGACTGCAACCAATTTCTTTTTGCAAGCCTAACTCCTTCATCTTTTGCCTCAATTGTCTAACAGAATCCCAGTCCCCATATCTAGCAAAAAAATTGGATACTAAAACATATATTTCTGCTCTTTTTGGCTCTAATTCCAGTAACTTCTCAGCACATTTCTTCCCAAGATTTAAGTGGGCATGAACCATAGATGACCTGAGCAACGAGCTCCAAATTTGAGTATCTGGCTGCATAGGCATCTCAGCCATAAGATTTAAGGCATCATCAAACTGTCCAGCACGACCCAGCATGTCAATTACACATGCATAATGTTCCAATTCAGGTTTTAGACCATGGACCTGCATCTCTCTAACATATTGTCGACCTTCTTCAATGAGCCCGGCATGGTTACATGCCACTAAAATAGAGACGTATGTCAAGCTCGTCGGCGTGAAGCCCGATTTTTGCATTTCCTGAAATAGCTTGATGGCCTCCATTCCAAGTCCATGAACTGCATATCCTGTAATCATAGCTGTCCATGATGCTATATCTTTGACCGGAATATGGTCAAAGACATACTTGGACATCCCTATGAATCCAGATTTAGCATACATGTCTATGATTGAGCAATGGACAAAAGTATCCTCTATAAGGTGAGTTTTTAGTGCAAAGCAGTGAACTTCTTTCCCCAGCTTGACAGCAGACAATGTTGAACAAGCCCCCAAGACACTTGTAACAGAAATTTCTTCAGGTTGGAATCTAAGAGATACCATATCACGAAACAAAAATAAGGCTTTATCCGGTAGTGCATTCTGCAAGTAACCAGCTATCATCACATTCCAGGATACAATATTTTTGTCTTCTATCCTGTCAAATAGAAGTTGTGCCAGTTCAGGTTTTCCACAATTCATGTAAAATGAAACTAGGGAAACCCCTGTAGACATATCTGTTTCTAGACCATTTCTAAGCACAAAACCATGAATTTGTGTACCACACAGTAGCTGCTTTAAGTGGGAACAAGCAAAAAGAAGGCTACCGATAGTGAACCAGTCAGGAAGCAAACCAGAACCCATAATTTCAGAGGACAGAGTCAAAGCCTTGGATGGATCATCGCTCTGAGCATAGCCACTTATCAGTGCATTCCAAGAGCTTACTGTCTTATTTGCCACTCCACAGAATACAAGCTCAGCATATCTGAGCAATCCACACTTTGCATAGGCGGCTATAAAAGCATTTGTTAACAACTCATGGTATTCAAGACCATTTCTAAGCGAGTAGCCATGCAGTTCTTTCACTATCAACTGCTCTGATTCTGTTAAGCACACAGGCAAAACATTCAACAGAGTGACCTCATTTGCCTTCACATATTCACTGGCACTTTGCATCCTTCTCATAAGATGAAATGTTCCTCTAACATCTCCTTCTCCTGAATAACCCCCGATAATTGAATTCCAAGAAACCACATTTTTGCTCTCATTTTTCTCAAACAGAATTTGGGCATCAGCAAAGTACCCAACTTTGCAATACATATCCACTAAAGAATTATTCACCGTTAACTCGTTCGCCAGTCCTAGCTTTACAGTTAAACCATGAATAATCTTCCCCAACTCCACTTCCTCTTTTGCTGCACATATTGGCAGCATAATAACCATGGTAGTTGTGTCTGGAACAAGAACTTCATCTCCTGTAAATATATTTCCGAAAAGATCAAAACTCTGTTCAATATACCCATTTGAAGAGAATCCAGAAATCATTGAATTCCACGAAACCAAGTTCCTCTCAGGCATATGATCAAACACTTTCATAGCTTCTTCAATAAGACCAAATTTCCCATACATAGCAATTAACGCATTGTTTACAAATACATCCCTAACTAAACCCATTTTTGATGCCATCCCATGAATGGATTCCCCTAAACCAACATCAACAAGCCCTCCACAACCCTTAATAACACAAGGAAATGTAAAATTATCGGGCCTATCCTGGGATGAAGTCATCAGCTCGATGAACAAAAAAATAACATCAAACCAAAGTTCATTCTTTGTGTATCCACTCATAAGAGCATTCCATTGGTACAGGTTTTTGGTTCGCAGCTGATCAAAAACGGAGCGAGACGCAGAAGGATACCCACACATAGAGTACATTGTGATGAGCCGCGTACAGAGTACAAAGTCATCTTTGAATTGGGTCAATGAACAAACCAACTCGTGGACCTTACGGCCCGTTTCAATGTCCTTTTGGTTACCACAGGCCTGTAAGAGTACGCCTAAGGCCTCGGCTTTTTCAGACGAGTGGTAAAAGCCACTGTTTAGGTAATCTTGAAATGTAGGTAAAACTTCCGACAAGGTTTTGGATTCGGAGAGATGCGCAATCTCTTCGGACAGTGTTAATGGATTCTTAATCTGATTCTCTAAAAGGTGTGTTATAGTTATAGAACCTTCATCAGGTGTTGGAGTACAAACCGAACCTGCCGATTTTGGAAGAGAGGTAGTTGCAAAAGTGCCTTTGTTGATTTTTGGACGGAAAATGACGGTCTGAAAATGGGGCTGTCGATGGCGTTGGTGGCGACAGCATGAGATCGGCGACGGCGGCGCCAGAGCCATGGGGAAGCTCGCCAGTGTGAACATCAAACGCGCATAGTAAGGCTAAGTCTTCGCATCCCTTATCCTATTCCAATTTAATTTTATAGCAGGAATAGTAAGTATATGGGCATTGTAGTTTCTATAAATTCAATCTTATTCAGTAAAATCTTATCCAAACTTATATAGTCTcataggtaaaaaaaaaaaaggtttttgaTTTCCCACTCGGAATTCGGTACTCATAGAATTCGACTATTTCTGGATTCACGCCGAATAGGGCCTCATTCGAGGTAGCGCTCCCTCCCAAGAATTTTTTCATACCAGAGCTCGAACTCGAGACGTCTGGTTAACGGATTAGCAACCCCGTCCATTacaccacatcctttggtggtataggtaaaaattaaataaatagaaaaaatacgtATTGTCACGTAACAGAAAGTCAACTTTCAGTCAATTCTCGTACTACTTCATAGAAAAGAACTTTTTATTGCAAATGAACCCAAAATTTTCCGGCTAGCCGGCCGAATTGACTTTGCCTTAGCAGTAAACTAGTAGGGGAAGCCCGTGCTACGCCCGGGCCCAACATAATATTATGCCAAATAAAGTAAAATTATAGAGAATCGTTAATGTTCAAACTAAATACAGCACCTGTATCAAATCTAACAAATTGCAAAGAAACATGATATGAAGAGCTAATTTACACAAAGATTTAACAGTTTTGAGGTTACACCTGCAGTAAAAGTAACAGTTTAAAAGTCAGAAAACATAAGAAAACTTATGGCGGAATATCTGGCAGTTTTTTAACAATATGGGTAAAAGCACGTCAGAAGAGTTTATTCAGAGGAAGATTTATCAATTAGATTGACTTTATTTGAATGTTCTTATAGGATGGTTGAATTTTGAAAGGCAAATGGCGAAAAATTAATTTGATTGAGCATATATCAATTCAAAACCTCAGTTAGAATCCCTCTAGCTAgcaaataattcatatagatatACAATATGCATGCATTTATCGGATAGAATAAGATCAATTCAGTTCAGCACACCAATAAAACTTGAGGAGCATCTGGGAATATATACAAAATCAATTTTCCAATGCAGAGGTTTTTCTATAGTGTGACATATGGATTCACGTGAATTCGATAGCATATATATACACACTAAATACAATCTTGATCAGAGCAAGTTTACAGAATCTTATTCATCTTACTTAATATGTACTCAATGCCTTCCTGTTATTTCAGAAATATTTGGACAAAAGGAGCATTACACAACACTTTTGCATTAAGAATTTAATGATTAACTTGCTAGCATAAGTACACACCTTTGGGAGTAATTCATTTTCAGTAGTGAAGATTCCATGTTTCTCGAGTTACTTCACAATATAGTTGGTAGTGAACTGTATTTTTAGCCAGGAGATCAATAGTCAGTAAAAATCGCTAACATGACGCACACAACTCTTTTGGCCTTTTAGTTAAAGATGTTCATCAACCAAGAGAGGCGCTTTCATGAAATAGTTCAAGTCCCTTTATTTCTAGTTAGTTATTTTCATCGGATAACGTTAACAATTACTTGCTTAAGTTACCTTATTACCCACATTAAGCATCCAAGTTGATTGAGCACAAGATATAGTAGCAAACTTTAATATATTTATACCATGTGCAGAAGGCACAAATATATTATCTGCTAAAACCATCTTCAAGTAGTAGACACATAGTACCCCAAAATATAAACATTGTTTGTATCTTTAAGTACAGCACAAGCATATCCTCGCCTATCTTCAGTAATGAGATAGAGTTAAACTCCCAAGCCTAGTAGTCATTTTTTTGCATTCCAAAAACCATAGCATAGGGAGATTTTGATGTACTCTGAAATAGAAGATAAATAACAGTCAATTAAAGAAACTGGAGTTGAGAGAAGCAGAAAAATAAAATCAAAGCTCATAGCAAGATCTTTAGCGAGGATAGACACCCACAGGTATAGCAAGATCTTTAGGAGGATAGACACCCGCAGGTATCTTGAAATTCAGTTCCTTCAACAGAGTGTTAGTCCGTATACAAAAGAGCAGTGCATacatagagttggcgaaaattTAGGAAAACACATATCTAAAATATTGCCATTTGCATAAATTTGGCTGGAGATTGCCAAAGTAGTACAGTTGACATTTGTGGAGGTTAATGGTATACTATATGACAGGGTTTTTTCTAAGACCTACAAAGTATCACACTTTGGTGAAAATTCACGGAGTTATGCTAAACATAAGTACAGTAACAAAGAAAAACATTGGAAGAAATCGAAAGGTGCATGCAATACAGTTGATGGATGTCGCAGTTAGAATTTGTTAATTGATCTAAGTGGGAGAATTATTTATCTAGACTCCAAATGGCTTAGGAAATTAGCATGCTCTAAAATCACATATTCCAAACAATCAAGAACATATATGTCTTGTGGTAAAACAAAACTACAAAAGAACATATGGGAATCTTCTTTGGTAAAATATTTGTGCAGAAAATTGTAGAAGAGGATAAACTTTTTAAAGACTTCCTAAATGCTTGAATTATCAGTGTAATGAAAGCACAAAAAAATGACAGTTGATTTAGCATATCTACTAAAGATTTCATCTTTCTTCATTTTAAAAGGTGGCATGGAATAATCTGCGTGATCTTAGGAACATGTTGCAGTAGTTCCTTTACCAAATTCCAGAATATGAAGTACACATCAGTGTAACCCAAATCAACATTGCATTCACACGTAATAGCAGAGGCCGAAAGATAAAACACattatcgaaataacactctCATCTACCATAACGACACTTCAAATACTAACATTTTATAAATCTCAGAACTCATAGAAATAAGAAACGTCAAATTTAAGTAGATGAAAATATCTACTTAGATCAATTAATCTTATGTGGTTAAGGCGAAAGTTATTTATAGGAATTTATCAGAAAGTGGTAAATTGTTCTATCTGTAAATCTGGAACATTGAGGCAGCAAAACCAGTGCATGATCGTTCACCACTATCCAGGGAGACAATACCATTCATATCAGGATGCCAAAAAGTATTTTGTGCAGTAACGCAAAAGCCCAAATCCCAAAATAAGTTGCTACTTCCTATTAGGAGCGGATTTACCCTTGTCGAAGCGGTGTCTATATATAAGTAATATGCAAAAGAAAAAAGGCGTACAAgtaaaataaaatgacaaaacTTAGTCAAAGCAACATAGTTAGTTCACTAGTAAATTCCCTAAAATTTAAGGCAGTGGTCATCGGTTCAAGGCTTTTGCAACTTCATTTTTGAGCAATATGGTTTCCGTTTTTCCAAAAGCATCACATTTTACTAATTAGAGAATAGATGTCATGGTCGATCTTCGCTTTCAGTTTTAGAATTGCATTGTGATGTCCGAGATCATGATAAAAGTTTTTCAAGTCTTAGGGAACTTGGTAATCTTTCCATAAAACTAGTGGAGACAAAAAAGCATGTgacttttcttctttgtttttcaaCTAAAAAAATTTGCTTTGCTTTTGCCAATTACTACCGCTACAGAGAGCTTTTTCGGCAATGAAGTTGATTAAGACCGATTTGCAGAGTTGAATGGATGATGAGTTTTTCAGTAGCTGTTTGGTGCCTTACATAGAAAATGATGTATTTAGTCTTATTCCTAATGAGGTTATGAATACCTTTCAAAATAGGTAACTTATCTAGGAGAGTTATAGTAAggtacttttaaaaaaataaatgatatCGTTACTATATTTGTTTCTTTGTCTACTTCTTTAAATGTCGACACCACTTATGAAAAATTCTGCATACGCCCCTGCTTCCTGTTCGCAGGTAGAAGTGGGAGGAAATAAGCAAATGTAAGCAACATTATGTTTGAATCAAAGAAATTTAGAATCTATGAGAAAGAATCAAATCTCAAGTACAGATACGCAACGCAACGAGACATGCCTTTTACTTTCTTTTTGATGGTGTGGATGGTTCTAATTTCAGCCCGACATGGGAATAGTCAGATTCCACAACTGTTGTTTCCGTTTCTATTTCAGTTTACCCAAGAGGTTTAACCTTCTTTTTGTTCCTCTCACCAATGCTGGGTTGAAAGATGTGCTCTTTTTCGACATAGGATAAAACGGATAGACTTGCATGCATGCTGCTATAACCATTCCAGGATGATTTTCTCAAATTATGTCTGAAAGCATGTTTTGGACATGCTTAATGGGCAAGAGTTGCCTCTGGAAGTAGAAGAAGTCAATCCTTAGGTCTAAATTTTAGTTATTACTTCATCTCTCATAGCTTTTGGTTCGATTTCCAAAATTTTCAtttactttttcttttcacctCTTCCGTACCTGTGATTTAGGGTtaattttttcgtttttctttatttgttcttTTTATTGCACTAATTCCTTGGCGATGAATTTTGATGGATATCTGCTAATTAGtttttctcttattttaaaaaattatggtTCATGTTTTACGTGCATATCACTATTTTTACCTCTTTTCTTCACATAGATGTATGAAAATAAATACTTAGGTGCATGGTGTGTTATGTCAATTAGACTCAGAGACACACTCatccataaatataaaaatagacaaaCTTTTTGAGTTTTTTCCTTCGATTGTATCTGCAAAGAATTAGTACAATCTTTATTGCATGACTTAGTACTAAGCAAAACTTTGTAGCTCTAAAATGTAATGTTTAATAAAGCTCATACCAGAGACAATATGGAACTTACAAGTTACAACTGAGAAATTTACAAGTTTAAAAAGAAATCCCGAACTAAAGTTAAATCTTGACTGAGACTGCCAACTTCAAAAGAAGAGAGAAAGCAAGCCGGAAACTTCTAACTCCATTATCGGACAGAATGCCTTCCTCTGATTCCTGGAATGAGAGTGCCAGACTATAAGGACAAACAATCAACAAGAAGTAGAGAACCTGGGTGGGGTTATTTGTCAGAAAGAATCCGTTTTTCCTCCTTAACAGGCTATGCCGGTTGTATCCTCAGATTTAGTAGCTTCTACAAATAGTGAGGACTGAAGAAAGCAAGACACAGAGCAGTTCGTAGAAGCAACTATCAAAAGATATACAAATACTAACCTGCATGTAAAAGATCCAAcaggaaaaattcaaaatatgaaaaaaaaccAAATCAGATCTATCAAAATCATATCATCAAAAAAATGATTGCAAGAAAGAAAGAAGGAGAGTGAAGTAAAATCTAGCAGAAATTTACAAGTACAATAGTTAGCTTATACAGTTTCACAATTTAAAAGATTGAAGAACAAAAAAAGCAGAAGAGGGTTGAGAGACTCACTGAAAGATGATCTGCAAGTTGTGAAGTACAGCTATAGATTATAATAAATATAAGTGTAATATACATCATTTGCTAAAAGTAGGTGCCACACGTGTCCCTCTTAGCAGACATGCAATTTATACTTAATTTACATCTAAGCTCTAAAGTGGCAGACGCTCTAAGTCTAAAGTGGCAGACACTCACAAATAAAGAGGGTCTTCTAATTGTAAATTGTGAAGTAATGCCATAGATTTATAGTTAAATAACTGTAAGTGCAGTACATATCATTTGCTTAAAGTAGGTGGCACACGTGTTTCTCCTAGAAGACATGCAGAATTATCTATTTATACTTAATTTACACTTAACCTCTAAAGTGCCATTTCTAAATACGTAGTGAAGAAAATCCTAAATGTATCCGAAGTCCGAACAACGTTCGTACACCTAAAGTGTCGTTTCTAAATAGTAGTAAAACCTTGGAGAAGTATGTAGAAGTTGTAGTTTGTGTATGGACAATTTTTAAGGACTGGTTCggccatagattttgccaaaatTTATTTGGGTTTGTTTTTTGGTAAATACatatttgttcataaaatttatccatattttggcaaattcccaaAACCCAAAGAGTTGGTTTTGgcccaaaatattactattatattttttaaaaaattatcccaaacttttatattttataaaagagcccacgatttattattttataataatattGTTTAGTCTTCTCGGTCATCTGATAGTGTATTATGTAGTTCagtataaaaatgataattttgtaccaaatttatttatgttcaggactatggtttgcgataatataatgaatgttattgatgAAGGTACGGTTgggtatttgtgatagtttttagaacttgtgggtatacatcatgttttatgttttttcaaacaaaaaagtgaaatatgttttgaaaactgatatccaaacacattttcatcttcaaatcaaacttcatccaaattaaatttttcaaaacaaatttgaaaATTTATAGCCAAACGCTAGCTTAGTATTCCTAAAATACTTACAATCTTCTTCTTAATTCAACTCTATGTTAATTCAATTTACCAAGTAGCTATGAGTTTAAACTATGTAATGTCGTAGAGTGGAGGGCCAAATAACGGTAAATTTAAGCTTTGTAAGTTTAATATTCTTTATATGGGATCTATACAGCCTTGGTAATAGATGCactgacacaccatattcaaggggatgtgccatggtgtatgttatttgttgatgacatagtcctaattgatGAGACGAGGGTCAGTGTTAACGAGAGGTTGGAAGTTTGAAGACAGACcctcgagtctaagggtttcaaattgagcaggTCTAAGACGGAGTACCTGAAGTGCAAGTTTAGCGTTGAGTCGAGGGAAGTAGGCAGGGACGTGATGCTTGGatcacaggtcatccccaagatagatagcttcaagtaccttgggtcgataATTTAGGGAGACGGAGAGATCGACGAGGACGTCACTCACCGTATAGGAGCGGGCTGGATAAAATGGAGGCttgcatctggagtcttgtgtgacaagaaagtgccaccgatactcaaaggtaagttttatagagttgtggttagaccgaccatgttgtatgggctagagtgttggccggttaacaACTCCCATATCTAGAGGATGAAGGTAGTAGAGATAAGGGTGTTGAGGTGGATGTACGGGCACATTAGGATAGACAacattaggaatgaagatattcggagaAAGGTGGGCATGACACATGTAGATGACAAGATGCGGAAAGCGAGACTCAGATGATTTGGGCACGTGCGGAGGAGAATCCTTGAtgctccggtgaggaggtgtgagcggttggccgtgatgggtacgagaagaggtagagggaggcctaagaagtattagggagaggtgattaggcaggatatggTACGATTgtagattttcgaggacatgacccttgtaAGGAAGGTCTGGAGGttaagcattagggttgtaggttagggggtagTAGAGTTTACCTTACTTCATACCCGGGGTGAGGCGGGGTTGGATTAAGGTTGATCTTAGATGGCTTGCAGTTTATGTTGAGCCCTCACTATCCTTGTTGTTTATCTTAGCCCTAGGTCTTGGATATTGGTTACTGTTGTTGCACGTCATTTATCTTTTGGTTGTTATGCTTCTGTTACTATTACGATTTCTactggagttactaatgaattgtcttttcttgttttattttcgtctttctgagccgagggtctatcgaaaatagtctctctaccctatcggggtaagggtaaggtctgcgtacacattaccctcccaaATCCCACAAAACtaggtag
This sequence is a window from Nicotiana sylvestris chromosome 3, ASM39365v2, whole genome shotgun sequence. Protein-coding genes within it:
- the LOC104235358 gene encoding pentatricopeptide repeat-containing protein At1g18485 — protein: MALAPPSPISCCRHQRHRQPHFQTVIFRPKINKGTFATTSLPKSAGSVCTPTPDEGSITITHLLENQIKNPLTLSEEIAHLSESKTLSEVLPTFQDYLNSGFYHSSEKAEALGVLLQACGNQKDIETGRKVHELVCSLTQFKDDFVLCTRLITMYSMCGYPSASRSVFDQLRTKNLYQWNALMSGYTKNELWFDVIFLFIELMTSSQDRPDNFTFPCVIKGCGGLVDVGLGESIHGMASKMGLVRDVFVNNALIAMYGKFGLIEEAMKVFDHMPERNLVSWNSMISGFSSNGYIEQSFDLFGNIFTGDEVLVPDTTTMVIMLPICAAKEEVELGKIIHGLTVKLGLANELTVNNSLVDMYCKVGYFADAQILFEKNESKNVVSWNSIIGGYSGEGDVRGTFHLMRRMQSASEYVKANEVTLLNVLPVCLTESEQLIVKELHGYSLRNGLEYHELLTNAFIAAYAKCGLLRYAELVFCGVANKTVSSWNALISGYAQSDDPSKALTLSSEIMGSGLLPDWFTIGSLLFACSHLKQLLCGTQIHGFVLRNGLETDMSTGVSLVSFYMNCGKPELAQLLFDRIEDKNIVSWNVMIAGYLQNALPDKALFLFRDMVSLRFQPEEISVTSVLGACSTLSAVKLGKEVHCFALKTHLIEDTFVHCSIIDMYAKSGFIGMSKYVFDHIPVKDIASWTAMITGYAVHGLGMEAIKLFQEMQKSGFTPTSLTYVSILVACNHAGLIEEGRQYVREMQVHGLKPELEHYACVIDMLGRAGQFDDALNLMAEMPMQPDTQIWSSLLRSSMVHAHLNLGKKCAEKLLELEPKRAEIYVLVSNFFARYGDWDSVRQLRQKMKELGLQKEIGCSRIEIGGKSYNFGVGNLLSKP